One stretch of Toxoplasma gondii ME49 chromosome XI, whole genome shotgun sequence DNA includes these proteins:
- a CDS encoding hypothetical protein (encoded by transcript TGME49_306980) yields the protein MFFCGDVAESETGTSRPSARRGQDSFDLRAAVQLPELTNRRTQDDVRRLVYRFKQRIEDVPGARERLLHFWRDADFQDSVLATLAHDIPRDGDPLAGAQEKTSGERESRNPKSRRRKFQERTYGDCVLWLGLVNKHNKYAALELKLPETFDPWVTYVNRLMVYLFAEIPGYRGPDDFHRLLDVSMDEPFPMKCHNPVCVCLNHIDWRLRRPKESADSEEDETDGDE from the exons ATGTTTTTCTGTGGAGACGTCGCTGAGAGCGAGACCGGCACCTCTAGGCCCTCTGCTCGCAGGGGTCAAGACTCCTTCGACCTCCGCGCCGCTGTCCAGCTTCCGGAATTGACAAATCGCAGAACACAGGACGACGTCAGACGACTTGTCTATCGCTTCAAACAGAGAATTGAAG ATGTGCCTGGTGCGCGAGAGCGGCTGCTGCACTTCTGGCGAGACGCGGATTTCCAGGACAGCGTTTTAGCAACTCTCGCGCATGACATTCCTCGAGACGGAGATCCTCTTGCAGGCGCTCAAGAGAAGACTTCGGGAGAGCGCGAGTCGCGGAACCCCaagtcgaggagaagaaagtttCAAGAACGGACCTACGGTGACTGCGTCCTCTGGTTGGGACTCGTCAACAAACACAACAAATACGCGGCTCTCGAACTGAAGCTCCCTG AGACATTTGACCCATGGGTCACGTACGTCAATCGCCTCATGGTGTACTTGTTTGCGGAGATCCCTGGCTATCGCGGCCCGGATGATTTCCACCGTCTTCTCGATGTCTCGATGGACGAACCTTTCCCCATGAAGTGCCATAATCCAGT GTGCGTGTGTCTCAACCACATCGACTGGCGGCTGCGCCGGCCGAAAGAATCTGCGGActccgaggaagacgagacagacggcGACGAATGA
- a CDS encoding thymidylate kinase (encoded by transcript TGME49_306970), translating to MAAFTPKRGCLVVFEGIDRSGKSTQARLAYERLTKEGHAAELIRFPDRTTPIGQVLDRFLANASWSSDGQHPQVPPPQLTHLLFAANRWEAQARILRALGEGRTVLVDRYSFSGIAYTVGAAPSVAETEATRLRREAEASGDVEKTAEAVAASTAATGAPVDATFCRESERGLLAPDAVFFLDVAPQETQKRGGYGDEVYEKLATQERVYQVYRQFDNLPYWRRIAASSLSIEELHEKLFEQLKSVIEATQPDQLLPLGSTGDGRRRLWSTSL from the exons ATGGCGGCCTTCACACCCAAACGCGGCTGCCTGGTGGTTTTCGAAGGAATCGACAG GTCGGGGAAATCCACGCAGGCGCGCCTCGCCTACGAGCGCCTCACCAAGGAGGGGCATGCAGCTGAACTCATCCGGTTCCCAG ATCGCACGACGCCAATAGGGCAGGTTCTAGACAGATTCCTCGCGAACGCGTCCTGGAGCAGCGACGGTCAACATCCGCAGGTTCCGCCACCTCAGCTGACGCATCTCCTCTTCGCGGCGAATCGGTGGGAAGCTCAGGCTCGCATTCTCCGGGCTCTaggagaaggcagaactGTCTTGGTCGACCGTTACTCCTTCTCAG GGATCGCCTACACAGTGGGAGCTGCGCCCTCGgtcgcagagacagaagcaacgaggctgagaagagaagctgaggcGTCTGGAGATGTCGAGAAGACCGCGGAGGCTGTGGCTGCGTCGACGGCGGCGACTGGAGCTCCAGTAGACGCAACGTTTTGCAGAGAATCTGAACGCGGCCTGCTAGCCCCGgacgctgtcttcttcctcgacgtcgctccccaggagacacagaaacgcggCGGCTACG GTGACGAAGTCTACGAGAAGCTTGCGACTCAGGAGCGCGTCTaccaggtgtacagacagttCGATAATTTGCCGTACTGGCGCCGCATTGCCGCCTCGTCCCTGAGTATCGAGGAACTCCACGAAAAGCTCTTTGAGCAACTGAAATCTGTGATCGAAGCGACACAGCCTGAtcaacttcttcctctgggAAGCACAGGAGACGGACGGCGAAGACTGTGGAGCACGTCACTTTGA